A genome region from Natranaeroarchaeum sulfidigenes includes the following:
- a CDS encoding ADP-ribosylglycohydrolase family protein, with translation MNRDQARGTLLGLACGDALGRPVEFRSADRIAAEHGRLDEMVGHGTWNQPAGTITDDTDQALCIARSLVEQQAFDPADIADRFVAWYDSGPFDIGGMTRRSLRRLKRGDAWDEAGQQVWADSSEGQNAGNGSVMRCPPLAILYATDWDRLAAVSRQSSQITHADPRCTDGCAVLNLTIAGLLEEAETPLQDALDYVGSDAPDELVTALRPLARGDSPGTLETSGYVVHSLQTALYDGLGEDSAEEAIVTAVNRGGDTDTIGAIAGAVAGARFGASELPDRWLNAIGDTDELEMVAERLPEVA, from the coding sequence ATGAACCGTGATCAAGCTCGCGGTACCCTACTTGGTCTGGCATGTGGGGATGCGCTTGGACGGCCAGTCGAGTTCAGATCTGCCGACCGGATTGCCGCTGAACATGGACGGCTCGACGAGATGGTCGGGCACGGCACATGGAATCAGCCTGCTGGGACGATCACTGACGATACCGACCAGGCGCTGTGTATCGCTCGTAGTCTCGTCGAACAGCAGGCGTTCGATCCGGCAGACATAGCGGATCGGTTCGTTGCGTGGTACGATAGCGGGCCGTTCGACATTGGAGGGATGACGAGGCGATCACTCAGGCGTCTCAAACGCGGCGACGCGTGGGACGAGGCAGGCCAGCAGGTCTGGGCGGACAGTTCCGAAGGCCAGAACGCAGGGAACGGGAGCGTAATGCGGTGTCCACCGCTTGCTATCCTATACGCGACGGACTGGGATCGACTCGCGGCAGTGAGTCGGCAGTCCTCGCAAATCACGCACGCTGACCCACGATGTACTGATGGCTGTGCAGTACTGAACCTCACGATTGCTGGCCTCCTCGAAGAGGCGGAGACGCCGTTGCAAGACGCGCTTGATTATGTCGGTTCAGACGCGCCTGATGAGCTCGTGACGGCACTCCGACCGCTCGCTCGCGGCGACTCACCCGGTACACTGGAAACGTCAGGGTACGTCGTACATTCGCTGCAGACGGCACTCTACGATGGCCTCGGTGAGGACAGTGCCGAGGAAGCGATTGTGACTGCGGTCAATCGTGGCGGTGACACTGATACGATTGGGGCGATTGCCGGCGCAGTCGCTGGCGCACGATTCGGAGCATCAGAGCTTCCGGACCGGTGGCTGAATGCTATCGGCGACACTGACGAACTCGAAATGGTGGCCGAGCGACTCCCAGAGGTGGCGTGA
- a CDS encoding HEAT repeat domain-containing protein, whose product MYVLAFDRDWTVDLNPHPRREAVPLEWVRYWAHEANHEVWAIGNQDLVEEADIPGTVESIRRRDGHVDALGEQDDYGEYEWWPERKERLRILAELFPDAEGYIVVDDLDLGHVDGWEHYHAWDFVEHVRQGQLGLSAPPSTDLSPDGGFESGDAVREVLANGYVFELTHRTDGERKTHLVTHFEPDRPSMTPLKGPPAFWFEPVGNGERVSVRLPEVEALQPVPYERLADPLSGAAFAAVRKQLEEDPASVDKATLQTMLTDAATDAVNVDRREALRLAITTVESRADARKVAVDTTFVLLSEEPTALDRAALQALHEAATSEPAVLTDHVGDLAAYASQDSMYQQAATRCLMELAEADPASVLDAVPALEAAATAETEATQSYAVYALSRVAGAHPEEVFPAIDALIEAMQSEDETTQTNALAALGKIASDYPDAAEPTVDELVAVLDCDAKRVRNNAVGLLGDLAQEHPAVVIEYADQIAAQLEDDNIQARVNASIALQRAGEADPAAIRAQQDRLEAALEDPSPEVRANVCSLIGNAYVSVPIETLAEMKENDLDETVRERAGWAISRLD is encoded by the coding sequence ATGTACGTCTTGGCATTCGACCGAGACTGGACAGTGGATCTGAATCCACATCCTCGGCGAGAAGCGGTACCATTGGAGTGGGTGCGATATTGGGCACACGAGGCCAATCATGAAGTCTGGGCGATCGGGAATCAAGACCTCGTCGAGGAGGCGGATATTCCGGGCACGGTGGAGTCTATCCGGCGGCGAGATGGCCACGTCGATGCGCTTGGTGAGCAGGACGACTACGGGGAGTATGAGTGGTGGCCTGAACGTAAAGAACGCCTCCGGATTCTCGCGGAGTTGTTCCCTGATGCCGAGGGGTACATCGTCGTTGACGATCTCGATTTGGGGCATGTCGACGGCTGGGAGCACTACCACGCGTGGGACTTCGTCGAGCATGTCCGCCAAGGACAGCTCGGGCTGTCAGCACCGCCCTCAACTGATTTGAGTCCGGATGGCGGATTTGAATCCGGTGACGCAGTTCGGGAGGTCCTTGCTAACGGATACGTGTTCGAGCTCACACATCGGACGGACGGTGAACGGAAGACACATCTTGTCACGCATTTCGAACCGGACCGCCCGTCGATGACGCCGTTGAAAGGTCCGCCAGCGTTCTGGTTCGAGCCTGTCGGGAACGGCGAGCGGGTTTCCGTACGGCTCCCCGAGGTTGAAGCGTTGCAGCCGGTCCCATATGAGCGTCTCGCTGACCCGCTATCCGGGGCGGCGTTTGCGGCGGTGCGAAAGCAATTAGAAGAGGACCCTGCGTCGGTAGACAAAGCCACGCTTCAAACGATGCTGACCGATGCGGCAACGGACGCGGTGAACGTGGATCGACGTGAAGCGCTCCGTTTGGCGATCACCACAGTAGAGAGCCGTGCCGACGCTCGGAAGGTCGCCGTCGATACGACGTTCGTGTTACTATCTGAGGAGCCGACCGCGCTCGACCGAGCAGCGCTCCAAGCACTCCACGAGGCCGCCACCAGTGAGCCAGCGGTACTGACAGATCACGTGGGAGACCTGGCGGCGTACGCGAGTCAGGACTCGATGTACCAGCAGGCTGCGACGCGTTGCTTGATGGAGTTAGCGGAGGCTGACCCGGCGAGCGTTCTTGACGCCGTCCCTGCCTTGGAAGCGGCGGCGACGGCAGAGACAGAGGCAACACAGAGTTACGCAGTGTACGCACTTTCCCGCGTCGCGGGAGCGCATCCTGAAGAGGTGTTTCCGGCGATTGATGCCTTGATCGAAGCGATGCAGAGTGAGGATGAGACGACGCAGACGAACGCGTTAGCGGCGCTTGGGAAGATCGCGTCGGACTATCCGGACGCCGCAGAGCCCACCGTGGACGAGCTGGTGGCAGTCCTGGATTGTGACGCAAAACGCGTGCGAAATAATGCGGTCGGGTTGCTTGGTGATCTTGCGCAAGAACACCCGGCGGTCGTGATCGAGTACGCTGATCAGATCGCCGCGCAGTTGGAGGATGATAATATTCAGGCGCGTGTGAACGCATCGATAGCGCTCCAGCGAGCAGGTGAGGCAGATCCGGCTGCAATTCGAGCACAACAGGACCGGTTGGAGGCCGCATTAGAGGATCCGAGTCCGGAAGTCCGGGCGAACGTGTGCTCCTTGATCGGGAACGCGTACGTGAGCGTGCCTATCGAGACGCTTGCAGAAATGAAAGAGAACGATCTGGACGAGACAGTGCGCGAGCGAGCGGGTTGGGCGATTTCACGTCTTGACTGA
- a CDS encoding HNH endonuclease, with product MQHAFRVGQQYRDTGSYRNSNDQFLRWIRGPLDTGIKNTGGIRDLGADRSETPAALVLVSNDSGISQHDDPWEDTLAVNAGYISYWGDAKATNPYDESAQNQKIKAAFDNAAAGWREEVPPVLVFRKPESGVVEFCGLCVPDHFEVHAYQADDGTQVPNYQFHFSILNTNAVPVTWLHDRAQRNDDSEAPGVWQQWVQTGEVAQWPTGEPLDASGRIRRYETSEITVSDAFRADIFDRYDHACTLTGIREGDLLDLAHVLPRSQHPELAEHPENVLVLNSLHHRAFDAALFTIDSDYRIQASPSFDPAHPFLRETILDRDGKQLSFPSTVQIRPSFLEELNTGLSWL from the coding sequence ATGCAACACGCGTTTCGAGTCGGGCAACAATACCGCGACACTGGCAGTTACCGCAACTCGAACGACCAGTTCCTACGGTGGATTCGCGGCCCGCTCGACACCGGCATCAAGAATACCGGCGGCATCCGTGATCTCGGTGCAGACCGGTCTGAGACGCCTGCGGCGTTAGTACTCGTCTCCAATGATAGCGGCATCTCACAGCACGACGATCCGTGGGAAGACACGCTCGCTGTCAACGCCGGGTACATCAGCTACTGGGGCGACGCAAAGGCCACGAACCCCTACGATGAGTCCGCGCAGAACCAGAAGATCAAAGCCGCCTTCGACAACGCTGCAGCAGGTTGGCGCGAAGAGGTCCCGCCCGTCCTCGTGTTCCGTAAACCCGAATCAGGTGTCGTTGAGTTCTGCGGGCTCTGCGTTCCCGACCACTTCGAGGTTCACGCATACCAGGCCGATGACGGGACACAGGTCCCGAACTACCAGTTCCACTTCTCGATCCTCAATACCAACGCCGTCCCCGTCACGTGGCTGCACGACCGCGCCCAGCGGAACGACGACAGCGAGGCACCGGGCGTCTGGCAGCAGTGGGTCCAGACCGGGGAGGTGGCCCAGTGGCCGACCGGAGAACCCCTCGATGCAAGCGGCCGGATTCGCCGCTATGAAACGTCCGAAATCACCGTGAGTGACGCCTTCCGGGCAGACATATTCGACCGCTACGACCACGCGTGTACCCTAACCGGCATTCGAGAAGGCGACCTGCTCGATCTCGCACACGTCCTCCCACGAAGTCAACACCCAGAACTTGCAGAACATCCGGAGAACGTTCTCGTATTGAACTCGCTGCATCACCGCGCATTCGACGCTGCGCTGTTCACCATCGACAGCGACTACCGCATCCAAGCAAGCCCCTCATTCGACCCGGCCCATCCGTTCCTCCGAGAAACGATCCTTGACCGGGATGGCAAACAACTCTCGTTCCCATCCACGGTTCAGATCCGGCCATCCTTCCTCGAAGAACTCAACACTGGCCTCTCGTGGCTATAG
- a CDS encoding transposase, which translates to MAEHQDNFSNKTRHSKQERVDTFTTLNSGATEEIVISHPWSPDKIEQLKPLLVAMARENWAKFEEDESTGEQCIDANFDEALCDVTELALESNGFDQNLDDLHKLRALMIQIARDLHFEEVAQHVSQYSRDDLKQYGLRYAYEKSTYRKTAKALKKEGKYALLVEACFVAVHALFWNGVPIPEGVKDRYDLSYNAGPAASDFPKPARQLALYNLVEDLIQIVVENLDLQRGNNKSRDLRTLLGIFAYAAHHEQSIEDYHQSAQHSFDLSSAFSATTIRDHIDDLNRWKVGDMFDDINQALLEYIIESGVVSRPLMISYDLTDIQSLGLSEYESRFLTEDGRWRFASLSFTDPAIEYSFGLRLLKSEAPRARELENFLRDLTSMVEVELFMADRGFDGAEDIKACRKFVPGHWVICAQDDSDPQGQSSDFSRLRAELEPGKTAVRPSAGYANLKPPVKLIGYSGADEDDESPGPIRAFYSGISLPDDEDEREEEITTINFRYNQRGKIETMFRMAKNQFDLSTDTDKSIRKAFYFQMSVLLYNLYKIVQTVPAPRSGVELDTTPSELLEVVQNLAFDGPTAPDALTYHRGHY; encoded by the coding sequence ATGGCTGAGCATCAAGATAATTTCTCGAACAAAACACGACATTCGAAACAAGAACGGGTAGACACCTTTACAACTCTCAATTCGGGGGCGACTGAGGAGATCGTCATCTCCCATCCCTGGAGTCCGGATAAGATCGAACAACTGAAACCGCTGCTGGTCGCTATGGCGCGAGAAAACTGGGCGAAATTTGAGGAAGATGAGAGTACTGGCGAACAGTGTATAGATGCTAATTTCGACGAAGCATTGTGTGATGTCACTGAGCTCGCGCTAGAATCGAATGGTTTTGATCAGAATCTAGATGACCTCCACAAGTTACGGGCATTGATGATTCAAATAGCCCGCGACCTCCACTTCGAAGAGGTAGCCCAGCATGTTTCCCAGTATTCGCGTGACGACCTCAAGCAGTACGGACTACGGTATGCGTATGAGAAATCGACATACAGGAAAACAGCAAAAGCATTGAAAAAAGAGGGCAAGTATGCGTTGTTGGTTGAGGCGTGTTTCGTCGCAGTCCATGCTTTGTTCTGGAACGGAGTACCGATTCCTGAGGGTGTTAAAGACAGGTATGACCTGTCGTACAATGCCGGGCCTGCTGCGTCTGATTTCCCGAAACCAGCACGGCAGTTAGCGCTCTACAATCTTGTAGAAGATCTGATACAGATCGTCGTTGAGAACCTTGACCTACAACGTGGTAACAACAAATCACGGGACCTCAGAACGTTACTCGGCATATTCGCCTATGCCGCGCATCACGAGCAAAGCATCGAAGACTACCATCAGTCTGCCCAGCACTCGTTTGATCTCAGTTCAGCGTTTTCTGCCACCACGATCCGTGACCACATCGATGATTTAAATCGATGGAAAGTCGGAGACATGTTCGACGATATCAACCAAGCACTGCTTGAATACATCATTGAGTCAGGGGTCGTGTCGAGACCATTGATGATCTCGTATGACCTGACGGACATTCAGAGTCTTGGACTGTCTGAGTACGAGAGTAGGTTCCTCACCGAGGACGGGCGGTGGAGATTTGCTTCGTTATCATTCACAGACCCTGCGATCGAATACTCATTTGGGCTACGGTTGCTGAAATCAGAAGCACCACGGGCACGAGAACTGGAGAATTTCCTGCGCGACTTGACCTCGATGGTAGAGGTAGAACTCTTCATGGCTGACCGCGGGTTCGATGGGGCTGAAGACATCAAAGCCTGCCGGAAGTTCGTTCCCGGTCACTGGGTGATTTGTGCACAAGACGACAGTGATCCTCAGGGGCAGAGCTCTGATTTCAGTCGTCTCCGTGCTGAACTTGAACCCGGCAAAACTGCTGTTCGTCCAAGTGCTGGGTACGCGAACCTGAAACCGCCAGTCAAGCTGATCGGGTATTCGGGCGCTGACGAAGACGATGAAAGTCCTGGCCCGATTCGGGCGTTCTATAGCGGTATTTCACTACCTGATGATGAGGATGAGCGAGAGGAGGAGATCACGACTATCAATTTTCGCTACAACCAGCGCGGGAAGATCGAGACAATGTTCCGCATGGCAAAAAACCAGTTCGATCTCTCGACTGATACGGATAAATCGATACGCAAAGCGTTCTACTTCCAGATGTCAGTTCTGCTCTACAACCTGTATAAGATAGTGCAAACCGTACCCGCTCCGCGAAGTGGCGTTGAACTCGACACGACTCCGTCGGAACTGTTAGAAGTGGTACAGAACCTCGCCTTTGACGGTCCAACAGCTCCAGACGCACTAACCTACCATCGGGGACACTACTAA
- a CDS encoding helix-turn-helix domain-containing protein, producing the protein MSKTVGDPERAVNVLLSVAQLLKEPRLASLYTFVLREGDANIDDVVDKLEMPRTTVYSDAGTLVELGVLTRDEEHSTHTYSALPILLTTNLDGDEYTITPTFIEAFGRSPRDQDLDLLIEKHGLGKLATALTYAIPYAEGEMSERVAARELDLQHAFSIAVLQALSDIVIDMKTVDPHFDEIRNAREQSPTLED; encoded by the coding sequence ATGTCGAAGACTGTCGGCGATCCCGAGCGCGCCGTCAACGTCCTCTTGTCGGTTGCACAACTGCTGAAAGAGCCACGGCTAGCAAGTCTCTACACGTTTGTTCTCCGTGAGGGTGATGCTAACATTGATGATGTCGTCGACAAATTGGAGATGCCGCGAACGACGGTGTACTCGGATGCCGGCACGCTCGTCGAACTCGGGGTGCTGACCCGAGACGAAGAGCACAGCACTCACACGTATTCGGCGCTCCCGATCCTTCTCACCACGAATCTTGACGGAGACGAGTACACGATTACGCCGACGTTCATCGAAGCCTTCGGCCGATCACCCCGAGATCAAGACCTTGATTTGTTGATCGAGAAGCACGGACTGGGGAAGCTTGCAACTGCGCTCACGTATGCGATCCCATACGCAGAAGGCGAGATGTCGGAACGGGTCGCAGCCCGGGAGCTAGACCTCCAGCATGCGTTCTCAATAGCCGTGCTCCAAGCGTTGAGCGACATCGTTATTGACATGAAGACGGTTGATCCACACTTCGACGAAATTCGGAACGCCCGTGAACAATCCCCAACGTTGGAGGACTGA
- a CDS encoding DUF429 domain-containing protein — translation MYIGVDGCSTGWVAVQFDEEGYEDTNLYEHIQELWQAHGEVAEQILIDVPIGLRENSNAKRPCDDAARKKLSPNRHSSVFPVPVRAAVHEGSYEDAKETQEKRTDGSLGVQSWGIADKIAELDSFLCETEPEAVGTIREAHPEVCFWALNGESATEYSKTGQPAPAFWERIEILETIDGSIIDDIRDASTDLMAEVGNDDVIDAFVLALTASPKTGPLQALPEELTHGDTGDPTGDLPMEMVYAYP, via the coding sequence ATGTACATCGGCGTCGATGGGTGTTCAACGGGATGGGTCGCTGTCCAGTTCGACGAGGAAGGCTACGAAGACACCAATCTCTACGAACATATTCAGGAACTTTGGCAGGCTCACGGCGAAGTGGCAGAACAGATCTTGATCGACGTACCAATCGGTCTCCGAGAAAACTCAAATGCGAAACGACCATGTGACGACGCCGCTCGCAAGAAACTCAGTCCGAACCGCCACTCCAGCGTGTTTCCCGTTCCCGTCCGGGCTGCCGTTCACGAGGGGAGCTACGAGGACGCAAAGGAGACGCAGGAGAAGCGCACGGATGGGAGTCTCGGTGTTCAGTCGTGGGGTATCGCCGATAAGATTGCCGAGCTCGATTCGTTCCTCTGCGAGACAGAGCCAGAAGCCGTTGGAACGATCCGTGAGGCTCATCCCGAAGTCTGCTTCTGGGCGTTGAACGGGGAATCGGCCACAGAGTACTCGAAGACAGGACAACCAGCACCCGCCTTCTGGGAACGAATTGAGATACTCGAAACCATCGACGGTTCGATCATCGATGACATCCGTGATGCATCAACCGACCTCATGGCTGAGGTGGGTAATGACGACGTGATCGACGCGTTCGTGTTAGCGCTTACTGCCAGTCCGAAAACCGGACCACTACAAGCGCTTCCTGAGGAGTTGACACATGGCGATACAGGAGATCCAACGGGTGATCTCCCGATGGAGATGGTATATGCGTATCCGTAG
- a CDS encoding aldo/keto reductase: MRTTPLGTTGEEVSSICLGPMIFGTEVDRETSFALLDRYYEAGGRFLDTANNYATWIEGYDEPRSEPLLGDWLDERGVREEMFIATKLGFNYGETPQSLAPEVVEQEIAGSLDRLGIDQIDLLYAHVDDFDTPQEETMRAFQRAIDAGKVRHLGASNFLGWRLARANRIAEEQGLTPYQCVQPRFSYYVPNRGAEFGGQVKGTDELLSYATHDELTVLPYSPTLGGCYGREDRGIPEGYVNTENRVKRDIVDNIADEKGLNGNQIALAWLLDRDQPTVPVIGVSTREQLDQNLAALDVEFTADERRRLDSVERMGIFPWRD, translated from the coding sequence ATGCGGACCACACCACTTGGGACGACCGGCGAAGAAGTCAGCTCGATCTGCCTCGGCCCGATGATCTTCGGCACCGAGGTCGATCGCGAAACGTCGTTCGCACTGCTCGATCGGTACTACGAGGCGGGCGGGCGCTTTCTCGATACCGCGAACAACTACGCGACGTGGATCGAGGGCTACGACGAGCCCCGGAGCGAACCACTGCTCGGCGACTGGCTCGACGAGCGCGGCGTCCGTGAGGAGATGTTCATCGCCACGAAGCTCGGCTTTAACTACGGCGAGACGCCCCAGAGCCTTGCGCCCGAGGTCGTCGAGCAAGAGATCGCCGGCAGTCTCGACCGCCTCGGGATCGATCAGATCGACCTGCTGTACGCTCACGTCGACGACTTCGATACGCCACAGGAAGAGACGATGCGGGCGTTCCAGCGCGCGATCGACGCCGGAAAGGTCCGCCATCTCGGCGCGAGCAACTTCCTCGGCTGGCGACTGGCACGAGCGAACCGGATCGCCGAGGAACAGGGACTGACGCCATACCAGTGCGTCCAGCCACGGTTTTCGTACTACGTGCCGAACCGCGGCGCGGAGTTCGGCGGGCAGGTGAAAGGGACGGACGAACTACTGTCCTACGCCACCCACGACGAGCTCACTGTTTTACCGTACTCACCGACCCTGGGCGGCTGTTACGGCCGTGAAGACCGCGGGATTCCCGAGGGCTACGTCAACACCGAGAACCGGGTCAAGCGCGATATCGTCGACAATATTGCGGATGAAAAGGGTTTGAACGGCAACCAGATCGCCCTTGCGTGGCTGCTTGACCGGGACCAGCCGACCGTCCCGGTGATCGGGGTTAGTACGCGGGAACAGCTCGATCAGAACCTCGCTGCGCTTGACGTCGAGTTCACAGCTGACGAGCGTCGTCGGCTGGATTCTGTTGAGCGGATGGGAATCTTCCCGTGGCGCGACTGA
- a CDS encoding PAS domain-containing protein, whose product MTADQQSPGWTGLTTALQDPSPPLIYPLLADSGNERVLRQWLDEHGEYRAVEPGVTLEDAEFDLCIVDHRALQRNEETLRRLKSAANPVLLPVLLLLPDRRLDVIDVDGGEIAENVFQTTVDEIVSLPIKQAELGWRVQAMLRLRNQSLTVQAQANALRRFREAVEASGHAVYITNLSGEIEYVNPAFEEVTGYSADEAVGATPELLNSETTSEAYIESMWNTILDGDVWEEEIVNERKDGSTYTAYQTIAPIVKGGEPIAFVSMQADVTEQKELRRELGRSAAIIERLDDPIMMQDCDGEFKLLNEAVTEYAGLSKATLLGEDETPFMDDATASTIGAKKSEVLETETPVQYELSPTFPRTGREPTFSTKRFPYYDPDGNLAGTVAICRNVTDLKQRERTLRQYKRAITEANDLIAAVDLDGEYLFANPQYREYHGLSAAEVSSLSLSELFDDDEYATIVDSIERTLNGDTVQYRTVRHHPSRGERVLDVRYHPLRGEDGEVIGVVGVLRDVTENEEKTTQLRVVDQILRHNLRNSLQLVRGQAERISSAGDEDVAEMAAAIVEWCDELLTTSQKSRAITESLSKTVSVRETAVDEVVETAAASVAESYPSARIDLDIERPATAAATEQLNSAITELIENAVFHSDQEEPTVEVCVEHEGERVLIHIEDDGPGIPAMDRDVLETGKATEDLYHGSGLGLWLVYWILRRSGGSVSVENREPRGSVVTISLPAVE is encoded by the coding sequence ATGACGGCTGATCAGCAATCTCCCGGGTGGACGGGGTTGACGACCGCTCTACAGGATCCGTCGCCACCGCTGATCTACCCACTGCTGGCCGATAGCGGGAACGAACGAGTGTTGCGGCAGTGGCTCGACGAGCACGGTGAGTACCGGGCTGTGGAGCCGGGTGTCACGCTCGAGGACGCCGAGTTCGATCTCTGTATCGTCGACCATCGGGCGCTGCAGCGAAACGAGGAGACCCTGCGGCGGCTCAAGTCGGCTGCGAACCCGGTATTACTTCCAGTGCTCCTCTTGCTTCCCGACCGCCGACTGGATGTCATCGACGTGGACGGCGGAGAGATCGCCGAGAACGTGTTCCAGACGACGGTCGACGAGATCGTTTCGCTGCCGATCAAACAGGCGGAACTCGGCTGGCGGGTGCAGGCCATGTTACGGCTCCGCAACCAGTCGCTGACTGTACAGGCACAGGCAAACGCCCTTCGACGGTTCAGGGAGGCCGTCGAAGCGTCCGGGCACGCGGTGTACATCACGAACTTGTCGGGCGAAATCGAGTACGTGAACCCGGCGTTCGAGGAGGTCACAGGCTATAGTGCCGACGAGGCGGTCGGTGCAACGCCGGAACTCCTCAACTCCGAGACGACCTCCGAAGCCTACATCGAGAGTATGTGGAATACGATCCTCGATGGCGACGTGTGGGAAGAAGAGATCGTCAACGAGCGGAAAGACGGGAGCACGTACACGGCCTATCAGACGATCGCCCCAATCGTGAAAGGGGGTGAGCCGATCGCCTTCGTGAGCATGCAGGCGGACGTAACCGAACAGAAAGAGCTCCGACGGGAACTCGGCCGGTCCGCCGCAATCATCGAGCGGCTCGACGATCCGATCATGATGCAAGATTGCGACGGGGAGTTCAAGTTGCTAAATGAAGCTGTGACCGAATACGCGGGGCTCTCGAAAGCGACGCTACTGGGTGAGGATGAAACGCCGTTTATGGACGACGCCACTGCTTCGACGATCGGCGCAAAAAAATCCGAGGTACTCGAGACGGAAACGCCAGTCCAGTACGAGCTTTCGCCCACATTCCCGAGAACCGGTCGAGAGCCGACCTTTAGCACGAAGCGGTTCCCCTACTACGATCCGGACGGAAACCTCGCCGGGACAGTCGCGATCTGTCGTAATGTGACGGATCTGAAACAGCGCGAACGGACGCTCCGACAGTACAAGCGTGCGATCACAGAGGCGAACGACCTGATCGCCGCGGTCGACCTCGACGGCGAGTATCTCTTTGCAAACCCGCAGTATCGCGAGTATCACGGGCTGTCCGCTGCGGAGGTATCCAGCCTCTCACTGTCGGAACTGTTCGATGATGATGAGTACGCCACGATCGTCGATTCGATCGAGCGGACCCTAAACGGCGATACTGTGCAGTACAGAACGGTCAGACACCATCCCTCACGAGGAGAACGAGTGCTGGACGTACGCTATCATCCGCTTCGAGGGGAAGATGGCGAAGTGATTGGCGTCGTCGGCGTGCTCAGAGACGTAACTGAAAACGAAGAGAAGACCACACAGCTGCGGGTCGTCGATCAGATCCTGCGACACAACCTGCGGAACAGCCTCCAGCTCGTCCGAGGGCAGGCCGAACGCATCAGTTCCGCTGGCGACGAGGATGTGGCCGAGATGGCAGCGGCAATCGTCGAGTGGTGTGACGAGCTACTCACGACTAGCCAGAAGTCGCGTGCGATCACCGAGAGCCTGAGCAAAACCGTGTCCGTCCGGGAAACGGCGGTCGACGAGGTCGTCGAGACGGCAGCGGCATCGGTCGCCGAATCGTATCCGAGTGCACGGATCGATCTGGACATCGAACGGCCTGCCACCGCCGCCGCGACGGAACAGCTCAATTCGGCGATCACCGAGCTGATCGAGAACGCAGTCTTCCACAGCGATCAGGAGGAGCCAACCGTTGAGGTGTGCGTCGAGCACGAGGGAGAGCGGGTCCTGATCCACATCGAAGACGACGGACCGGGGATCCCGGCGATGGATCGTGACGTGCTGGAGACCGGGAAGGCGACGGAGGATCTGTACCACGGTAGCGGGCTCGGATTGTGGCTCGTCTACTGGATCCTCAGGCGGTCCGGTGGCTCCGTCAGTGTCGAGAACAGAGAGCCTCGCGGGAGCGTCGTCACGATCAGCCTCCCTGCCGTAGAGTGA